The genomic DNA TTAATGTTCACTAGAAATTGTCTTCTTAgggtttaatttctttgttcAAAACACAATTGATTAAATTATTGAGTTCATCAGATTTTTGGAATGAACGTTGGTCGGGAAAAGAAGCGAGAAAAAGAGAGCAAAGGGTTGCTCATTTCAAAcgttggagattttttttttaggttaagTTAGGTTTAGTTATGTAATTGGGTTGTAATCGAGTTGTAATCCGGTATAAtagggtttaatttggttaataaGGTTCGTTGTTGGTTAATCAAAACAGTAAACCGTTAAAACCAAGACGATGGAAAATTAGATGAGAAGTTTAAGTTTGATGGAGAAATAGGTGGATAAGTATGGATTGGGGGGGGGGAATAGGCGGAGGATATAAGTCCGAAGGAGAACTGATAAGAAGTCAAAGATCGATGGGTAACTGGCACGATACGATAGTTCCGAGGGAGAAATAGTACGTCGATCCCAGACTTAAAGCTAACACGAGACATTGCAACATATAGCTGGCCATGAGAGAAAACAGGTCTTGGCAAATATAATCCTACATTAGAAAGTGACTTGACTGTCTTTGGCTTTTGTTGATAGTCATTGCAAAAATAATCGATATAGGAAATTGTCTACACCTCATTTTGAAAGGCAATCTTGAATCTGATAGTATTATTACCATTCTTGATATGAGAACTATTTTTCCAATTTGTGTGCCTGTTATAATCGATAAACATTATTACTTGATATTAAACTCGTAAATATGTAATAgattatacttttaattaaggtaTTCATCGGAATACCTGTGATTATTCGAGCTTGTATAACATGGTCTGCCAGTTGTGTAATTTGTAGCCTTGTTCCATTCATCAGACCATCATATGATTAATATTGCACAATAATATCGCTAGAGATCCTATTTTTAATCGAAAGATATGGTTTGCTATACCTGAAACTGAAATCCTCCCTGTATTTAAAAAATCTGGGCTTTTAATTTCTACctgatttttgttaattttttatgtatgaTACTTTTAGCCTTTTTGGAAAGTATATGACAATATACTATTAGGTATTAGCTACTGAGTAGTGAGTACAGGCCACGAAGCAACCATTTTCTCAGAGCACACCTTCGTTGACTTTTTTGGCGACTTATCTTGAACCAATGTCTTTAACCACAGTCCCAACGCTCCCCATCAGATCCGGCCCTTCCGGCCATCACTCGATGCCTGTCTTAGGTTTCGGAACTGCCGCGTCTCCGCTACCGGAACCAACGATGCTGAAAGAGACGGTGATCGAAGCCATCAAGCTCGGTTATCGCCACTTCGACACATCTCCAAGGTACCAAACAGAGGAGCCCATCGGCGAAGCTTTGGCCGAGGCCGTCTCTCTCGGTTTAGTCCAATCTCGATCCGAATTCTTCGTCACTACCAAACTATGGTGTGCTGATGCTCATGCCGGTCTCGTCGTACCGGCCATCAAACGGAGTTTAAAGTAAGATTTTAGATCactgatttggtttggtttttgttcgGTTCGGGTtagtttcatttgatttttaattcgAATTGGTTTAgttcgttttgatttttacCATCAGTTAGTCGTGTATTTATTTTATCCGGTGCTAGAAAATGTAATTGTGTTACTGATAACGTTACATCATTAGAATCTTTAAAGAATCACTTAATGTGTAACATATATGGTTTTGCAGGAACCTAAAACTGGACTATCTTGATCTTTACCTAATTCATTGGCCGGTTAGTTCTAAGCCTGGTAAATACAAGTTTCctatagaagaagatgattttatGCCAATGGATTTCGAAGCAGTATGGTCTGAAATGGAGAAGTGCCACCGACTCGGGCTTGCAAAGTGTATAGGAGTAAGCAATTTTTCATGTAAGAAGCTGCAACATATCCTCTCATTCGCGACAATCCCGCCAAGTGTTAATCAAGTAAAAATCTAATGTTTACACtcttttggtttattgtttaggatatatatagttgaatTAAGAATAACAAAACTTACATGTGATTTGTGAACAAGGTTGAGATGAGTCCAATATGGCAACAGAGAAAACTAATGGAGCTGTGTACGTTGAACGATATCGTTGTCACAGCGTATTCAGTGTTGGGATCTAGAGGTGCTTTTTAGGGAACTCCCAAAATTATGGAATCAGACGTTCTTGGAGAAATAGCCAAGNAAAATTGATTTGGGGAAAATTGAATGTGTTGTCTTCTTTTGAGCATGCTTATGACAACAACAATATAGCCGATACGGATTTNGTATTATCTATATGTATTGAGTTCAAATGCTCATATTTGGAGTTGTAACTAGTAACAGGTGAGTATGAGATGGGCTTACGAACAAGGAGTGAGCATGGTGGTGAAGAGCTTTACAAAAGAGAGGTTGGAAGAGAATCTAAAGATATTTGATTGGTCGTTAACAGAAGAGGAGACGCAAAGAATCTCTACAGAGATTCCTCAGTTTAGGAACCTCGGCGGAGAGGTTTATATATCCGAGAAAGGTCCCATAAAGTCTGTCGCCGAGATGTGGGACGGCGAGATCTGATCACTCTTTGTGGAACCACACAATCATGATTCATTAGAATCATTTACTTACAGTCCTGTTATAATAAATAAGTACATTCTAAAAGTGAATGATGTTGCAAAAATTAGTCAATGGTGCTAAAATGTAAGAAGTATTGTTTGCGTTTGAAGAGGCCGTCGACTTTGTCTCGACGGTTTTCAAAACTTTTCCAAGTGGCATTAGGAACTTTAATAGTAGCTAGAGGAGGCTCACAATATACGCATTGGACAATCTTAATATTGGAATGGGAAAAAAATGTAAGCCTGTTATAACAAGAGGTTTAGAGAATTGTAGAGAattgttctcttgtattattaaTCTATCCCATAGGATATAGGGCTGCCTGTATGAGGCCTCTTGTAAAATAGGGTTTCAATTCATGTACCCCTGTATTTTAAGGCTCTACCTATTTTCTCCTAGACAACATATATTCTTCCCAATTCCAcctatattaatttatttctatctaattaaccaaaattaattaagctgTAATAAATCAACGTTTTGcgttttaaaattgataattcgCGATTACTGTACCGCGATTGGCTTAACCCGACCAAAAATATTAGACCcgaaaattgttttctttacccataaaacaaaattgatttgggGAAAATTGAATGTGTTGTCTTCTTTTGAGCATGCTTATGACAACAACAATATAGCCGATACGGATTTATGTTTTGGTTCATTATTGAAAACACatgttttgcttctcttttcatTACGAACAACACAAACCCTCGACATTGTCTTAACATAACAATAGAAATACAGAAATCTCAAAGACATCATACAANNNNNNNNNNNNNNNNNNNNNNNNNNNNNNNNNNNNNNNNNNNNNNNNNNNNNNNNNNNNNNNNNNNNNNNNNNNNNNNNNNNNNNNNNNNNNNNNNNNNNNNNNNNNNNNNNNNNNNNNNNNNNNNNNNNNNNNNNNNNNNNNNNNNNNNNNNNNNNNNNNNNNNNNNNNNNNNNNNNNNNNNNNNNNNNNNNNNNNNNNNNNNNNNNNNNNNNNNNNNNNNNNNNNNNNNNNNNNNNNNNNNNNNNNNNNNNNNNNNNNNNNNNNNNNNNNNNNNNNNNNNNNNNNNNNNNNNNNNNNNNNNNNNNNNNNNNNNNNNNNNNNNNNNNNNNNNNNNNNNNNNNNNNNNNNNNNNNNNNNNNNNNNNNNNNNNNNNNNNNNNNNNNNNNNNNNNNNNNNNNNNNNNNNNNNNNNNNNNNNNNNNNNNNNNNNNNNNNNNNNNNNNNNNNNNNNNNNNNNNNNNNNNNNNNNNNNNNNNNNNNNNNNNNNNNNNNNNNNNNNNNNNNNNNNNNNNNNNNNNNNNNNNNNNNNNNNNNNNNNNNNNNNNNNNNNNNNNNNNNNNNNNNNNNNNNNNNNNNNNNNNNNNNNNNNNNNNNNNNNNNNNNNNNNNNNNNNNNNNNNNNNNNNNNNNNNNNNNNNNNNNNNGTCCCATAAAGTCTGTCGCCGAGATGTGGGACGGCGAGATCTGATCACTCTTTGTGGAACCACACAATCATGATTCATTAGAATCATTTACTTACAGTCCTGTTATAATAAATAAGTACATTCTAAAAGTGAATGATGTTGCAAAAATTAGTCAATGGTGCTAAAATGTAAGAAGTATTGTTTGCGTTTGAAGAGGCCGTCGACTTTGTCTCGACGGTTTTCAAAACTTTTCCAAGTGGCATTAGGAACTTTAATAGTAGCTAGAGGAGGCTCACAATATACGCATTGGACAATCTTAATATTGGAATGGGAAAAAAATGTAAGCCTGTTATAACAAGAGGTTTAGAGAATTGTAGAGAattgttctcttgtattattaaTCTATCCCATAGGATATAGGGCTGCCTGTATGAGGCCTCTTGTAAAATAGGGTTTCAATTCATGTACCCCTGTATTTTAAGGCTCTACCTATTTTCTCCTAGACAACATATATTCTTCCCAATTCCAcctatattaatttatttctatctaattaaccaaaattaattaagctgTAATAAATCAACGTTTTGcgttttaaaattgataattcgCGATTACTGTACCGCGATTGGCTTAACCCGACCAAAAATATTAGACCcgaaaattgttttctttacccataaaacaaaattgatttgggGAAAATTGAATGTGTTGTCTTCTTTTGAGCATGCTTATGACAACAACAATATAGCCGATACGGATTTATGTTTTGGTTCATTATTGAAAACACatgttttgcttctcttttcatTACGAACAACACAAACCCTCGACATTGTCTTAACATAACAATAGAAATACAGAAATCTCAAAGACATCATACAACATTTCCACACAACCATACGATTGAAGCTGCCACAACAAGTATGCAAACTGTCTTCATGTTCGACTTTTCCAAACTCTCCTTTGTATTTGTTAGCTCTTGCTGAATGATCTCATTCATCTCCTTGTTCATTTGTTGTTTCATCTCCTGCATCAACTTGTTTTGGACCTCGACATTGTCCACCACCATCTTTCTTAGAACATTGACATCTTCTAAGGGATGCTTATGTTTGCTTTCAATCATTCTTATCTCCTCTAAAAGAGCATCATCAAACCAACGGAACATGTGTTTCTCCTTTTTATCGTAACATCATGTCCGGATCGGAGAATCAATCATCAAACCATTggcaaaatatttgataaattcAACAAACCAACACATAAATCACATTACCTTCACGCCCTACACGCATCTGTAGAATCTCCGATACGGATTCTCATTTGTTTTCGAAGTGAACATTGTTATTTCGTTACCACACCAACACCTACTCGGAACTCCCCTAAGAGTAGTTCCCGAAGTCAGATGAGacgaattagaagaagaaaactggcTCATACTTCCAGTTAAAGCGAAATAAACAAACGgagaaagaataagaagaaattgAATCGAGAAAGAAGAACTCGATTTTCTTGGtctcgaggaagaagaagaagagaagagaagaagaataaaccctaatttcaatttttccccaaatcgatttggtTTTATGggtaaagaaaacaattttcgGGTCTAATATTTTTGGTCGGGTTAAGCCAATCGCGGTACAGTAATCgcaaattatcaattttaaaatgcAAAACGTTGATTTATTAcagcttaattaattttggttaattagatagaaataaattaatataggTGGAATTGGGAAGAATATATGTTGTCTAGGGGGAAATAGGTAGAGCCTTAAAGTACAGGGGTACACGAGTTGAAACCCTATTTTACAGGGGCCACATACAGGCAGCCCtaggatataacatatatatagtgatacaaCTTTACGATTTAGGGTTTACACTAATGGACCGATAATAGGCATCcacataatacaatatattcataacacTCCCCTTTGGATgaccattaaaaaaatttagtccCATATGCGCATATGAGATGCTGCCTCGTTAacaaccttaccaggaaaacccaatgggaaaaaccatggttaaggaaaaaagagtgcagcgcgcttttactccccctcttgagtaaatcacttgaaatcttcgaGATGACTGatccaatatgatgaagtagcttctttaaagtagtggttggaaacgccttggtaaatggttccccaaatcttcacttgaacaaaTCTGTAGTAAACGTGTATCGCCATTCTTCTATTGGTCATGGATCTCGCAAGTGACTCATCTGtatcattatctttgtttctcacaatctcatcaatgtatttcaaagactttgaagatgataatCTTTCACCATTGGTATCATAATATTCCCTTTTCAGGTGTTTATCTTTCAcgtgttcttttgttgtctcgttaaaaacctttcaaggaaaaacccaatgggataaaaaccatgataagggaaaaagagtacaaccacgcttatgatcatatttctccccctgaaagcatcatcttcaggttatgcattatgatcatatatatatcatcttttctgaAATGTTATAAACAGCGATTTCAggtacaaactcatatgatcatcatatattctactgggtcattgaacttcaagtcatttgaacCCCTTTCATAAAGAATATCTATTTGAACTTTAAGTccaaatcttc from Camelina sativa cultivar DH55 chromosome 7, Cs, whole genome shotgun sequence includes the following:
- the LOC104700753 gene encoding LOW QUALITY PROTEIN: non-functional NADPH-dependent codeinone reductase 2 (The sequence of the model RefSeq protein was modified relative to this genomic sequence to represent the inferred CDS: substituted 5 bases at 5 genomic stop codons) gives rise to the protein MSLTTVPTLPIRSGPSGHHSMPVLGFGTAASPLPEPTMLKETVIEAIKLGYRHFDTSPRYQTEEPIGEALAEAVSLGLVQSRSEFFVTTKLWCADAHAGLVVPAIKRSLKNLKLDYLDLYLIHWPVSSKPGKYKFPIEEDDFMPMDFEAVWSEMEKCHRLGLAKCIGVSNFSCKKLQHILSFATIPPSVNQVEMSPIWQQRKLMELCTLNDIVVTAYSVLGSRGAFXGTPKIMESDVLGEIAKXNXFGENXICNXXQVSMRWAYEQGVSMVVKSFTKERLEENLKIFDWSLTEEETQRISTEIPQFRNLGGEVYISEKGPIKSVAEMWDGEI